From Pseudomonas putida, one genomic window encodes:
- a CDS encoding SDR family oxidoreductase, producing the protein MNHPRFFWVTGAGSGLGLALVEQLLGQGHRVAASGKDCQALDSLAAHHGSRMLRLPWQLHDEDQAANACLQLCHTWGSLDSLIINAGASDYLPDTVSATDVFETIVSSNQLAAEHCMGKVLPLLIKGDKPQVMAIFNRYSALQLYAPTQVTAGWNNTPQWFREARQSLKNEGIDLTVVAPQSLKTPVTSAMAYPEEWTPESAAQELLRRLPLREPELVLEVTNPSSLWPLSR; encoded by the coding sequence TTGAATCATCCGCGATTTTTCTGGGTTACGGGGGCCGGCAGCGGCCTGGGACTGGCGTTAGTGGAACAGCTGCTCGGGCAAGGGCACCGGGTAGCGGCAAGTGGCAAGGACTGCCAAGCGCTCGATAGCTTGGCAGCGCACCATGGCAGCCGTATGTTGCGCCTGCCATGGCAGTTGCATGACGAAGACCAGGCAGCCAATGCCTGCCTTCAGCTTTGCCATACCTGGGGCTCGCTGGACAGCCTGATCATCAATGCCGGGGCCAGCGATTACCTGCCGGATACGGTATCGGCCACAGACGTGTTCGAGACGATCGTCAGCAGTAATCAGCTGGCGGCCGAGCACTGTATGGGCAAGGTATTACCGTTGCTGATCAAAGGCGACAAGCCGCAGGTAATGGCGATCTTCAACCGTTATTCAGCCCTGCAGCTGTATGCGCCCACCCAAGTCACAGCAGGCTGGAACAACACACCGCAGTGGTTTCGCGAGGCGCGCCAGTCGCTGAAAAATGAAGGTATTGACCTGACAGTGGTGGCGCCGCAATCGCTGAAGACGCCAGTCACGTCAGCGATGGCCTACCCAGAAGAGTGGACGCCAGAGAGCGCGGCACAAGAGCTGCTGCGACGCTTGCCACTGCGCGAGCCGGAGCTCGTGCTGGAGGTCACGAACCCCAGCAGCTTGTGGCCGTTGTCACGCTAA
- the phrB gene encoding deoxyribodipyrimidine photo-lyase: protein MQLIWLRSDLRVNDNTALSAACERGPTVALWLASPGQWQAHDDAACKVDFWLRNLRDLRKSLEGLNIPLLVRRIHTWDQAAQTLLDVCRQHKIEAVHWNDEYGINENSRDQATRALLEASGVQAHSYLDQLLFRPGTVLTRSGDYFQVFSQFKKVCLEHLHRSLPSQAPRVKRQAAVDVASDPIPQHIEGFDKPPRALSEHWPAGEDEAHARLSRFVDETIEDYHHLRDLPAKPGTSQLSAYLAAGVVSPRQCLHAALASNRGEFDSGSTGTQTWINELLWREFYKHILTGYPQVSRHRAFRTHTEALPWRDAPADLEAWEQGRTGFPIIDAAMRQLLHTGWMHNRLRMIVAMFLSKNLLIDWRKGERHFMRHLIDGDLAANNGGWQWSASTGTDSVPYFRIFNPISQSQRFDPEGHFIRHWVPELRGLDEKSIHQPTQNKDLFADNSYHRPIVDLSSSRQRALEAFKGLSRS, encoded by the coding sequence ATGCAATTGATCTGGCTGCGCAGCGACCTGCGCGTCAACGACAACACTGCCCTTAGCGCCGCCTGTGAACGCGGCCCTACCGTGGCCTTGTGGCTGGCCAGCCCAGGCCAATGGCAGGCGCACGACGACGCTGCCTGCAAGGTCGACTTCTGGCTGCGTAACCTGCGCGACCTGCGAAAGTCACTCGAGGGCCTCAATATCCCGCTGCTGGTCCGCAGGATCCACACCTGGGATCAGGCGGCGCAAACGCTGCTTGACGTATGCCGCCAGCACAAGATCGAAGCGGTGCACTGGAACGATGAGTACGGCATCAACGAGAACAGCCGCGACCAGGCGACCCGGGCGCTACTGGAAGCTTCCGGCGTTCAGGCCCACAGCTACCTCGACCAGCTGCTGTTCCGCCCTGGCACCGTGCTGACCCGCAGTGGGGATTACTTCCAGGTCTTCAGCCAGTTCAAGAAAGTCTGCCTGGAACACCTGCACCGAAGCCTGCCGTCGCAAGCGCCTCGGGTAAAAAGGCAGGCGGCGGTGGACGTCGCCAGCGACCCCATCCCACAACACATCGAAGGCTTTGACAAACCACCGCGTGCACTGAGCGAACACTGGCCTGCTGGCGAGGACGAAGCGCACGCCCGGCTGTCACGCTTCGTGGATGAAACCATCGAGGATTACCATCACCTGCGCGACCTGCCGGCTAAACCGGGTACCAGCCAACTTTCGGCTTACCTGGCGGCCGGGGTGGTCTCACCCCGCCAGTGCCTGCACGCCGCACTGGCGAGCAACCGCGGCGAGTTCGACAGTGGTAGTACTGGCACCCAGACCTGGATCAACGAATTGCTCTGGCGCGAGTTCTACAAACATATCTTGACCGGTTATCCACAGGTGTCACGCCACCGAGCATTCCGCACACACACTGAGGCGTTGCCCTGGCGCGATGCCCCTGCCGACCTTGAGGCCTGGGAACAGGGACGTACCGGATTCCCGATCATCGACGCGGCCATGCGCCAGTTGCTGCACACCGGATGGATGCACAATCGCCTGCGCATGATCGTCGCCATGTTCCTCAGCAAGAACTTGCTGATCGATTGGCGCAAGGGCGAACGACATTTCATGCGCCACCTGATAGACGGTGATCTTGCCGCCAACAATGGTGGCTGGCAGTGGAGCGCGTCCACGGGCACGGACTCGGTACCTTATTTTCGTATCTTCAACCCCATTTCGCAGTCGCAACGGTTCGACCCAGAAGGGCACTTCATTCGCCACTGGGTACCCGAGCTGCGCGGTTTGGATGAAAAAAGTATCCATCAGCCTACGCAAAATAAGGATCTTTTCGCCGATAATTCGTACCATCGTCCTATAGTTGACCTAAGTAGTAGTCGCCAGCGTGCACTGGAGGCCTTCAAGGGGTTGTCGCGTAGTTAG
- a CDS encoding acyloxyacyl hydrolase, with protein MRKLLGLAAAAAITLGQVAAVHAADVSLSVGQTGDSTQVYRLGLQSNWDASWWQTSVGRLTGYWDGAYTYWDGDETASNHSLSFAPVFVYEFAGESVKPYIEAGIGVAAFSSTELESNELGSSFQFEDRIGFGLRFAGGHEIGVRAIHYSNAGIKQPNDGVESYSLHYRMAL; from the coding sequence ATGAGGAAACTGCTCGGCTTGGCGGCGGCTGCCGCCATCACTTTGGGACAAGTCGCGGCGGTGCATGCTGCCGATGTTTCGTTATCGGTGGGGCAGACGGGGGACTCCACCCAAGTTTACCGCCTGGGTCTGCAGTCAAACTGGGATGCCAGCTGGTGGCAGACGAGCGTCGGTCGGCTGACGGGTTATTGGGACGGTGCTTACACCTATTGGGACGGCGACGAGACGGCGAGCAACCACAGCCTGTCTTTCGCACCTGTATTCGTCTACGAGTTCGCCGGTGAGTCGGTGAAGCCCTACATCGAAGCAGGGATCGGTGTGGCTGCATTTTCCAGCACCGAACTTGAAAGCAACGAGTTGGGCTCGTCATTCCAGTTCGAAGACCGCATCGGTTTCGGGCTGCGTTTTGCGGGTGGGCATGAGATTGGCGTGCGGGCAATCCACTATTCCAATGCCGGCATCAAACAGCCCAATGATGGGGTCGAGAGCTACAGCCTGCATTACCGCATGGCACTGTGA